The following are from one region of the Prochlorococcus marinus str. SB genome:
- a CDS encoding photosynthesis system II assembly factor Ycf48, producing MKNFFTTIPNLLLSVVLCFVLSSCSSTGVKMSESSPWTTIQFEDQANALDVDFIDDKRGFLVGSNRLIMESTDGGETWEKRSLDISAEENFRLLDIDFKGEEGWLIGQPSLVMHTLDAGKNWTRLSLGNKLPGQPFLITTVDAGIAELATTAGAIYETSDSGESWNAKVVDASGSGGVRDLRRTNKGDYVSVSSLGNFFSTLENDSDAWIAHQRASSKRVQSIGFNPEGSLWMLSRGAEIRFNEDSNDLENWSKPIIPILNGYNYLDMGWDPNGDIWAGGGNGTLIVSKDQGKTWNKDPIASDLPTNYIKIVFLDKDALDNKKGFVLGERGYILKWNS from the coding sequence ATGAAAAATTTTTTTACCACTATTCCTAATCTTCTCTTATCTGTAGTTCTCTGTTTTGTTTTAAGCAGTTGTTCATCTACTGGTGTCAAGATGAGTGAAAGCAGCCCATGGACAACAATTCAGTTTGAAGACCAGGCTAATGCTTTAGATGTTGATTTTATAGATGATAAACGTGGGTTTCTAGTAGGCTCAAACAGATTGATTATGGAATCTACAGATGGTGGTGAAACATGGGAAAAAAGATCATTAGATATTTCTGCTGAAGAGAATTTTCGTCTCCTAGATATAGATTTTAAAGGGGAAGAGGGATGGTTAATAGGTCAGCCTTCATTAGTTATGCATACACTTGACGCAGGAAAGAATTGGACACGTTTATCTCTGGGTAACAAATTACCAGGCCAACCATTTCTAATCACAACTGTCGATGCTGGTATTGCAGAATTGGCTACCACTGCAGGTGCTATTTATGAAACATCAGATAGTGGTGAATCATGGAATGCAAAAGTTGTAGATGCATCTGGTTCTGGAGGTGTAAGAGATTTAAGAAGAACCAATAAAGGAGATTATGTCAGTGTAAGTAGTCTAGGTAATTTCTTTTCTACTTTGGAAAATGATAGTGATGCATGGATAGCTCATCAAAGAGCAAGTAGCAAAAGAGTTCAAAGTATTGGTTTTAATCCAGAAGGAAGCTTATGGATGCTTTCTAGAGGAGCAGAAATTAGATTTAATGAAGATTCTAATGATCTAGAAAATTGGTCAAAACCTATCATACCAATTCTTAATGGATACAATTATCTAGACATGGGATGGGATCCAAATGGCGATATATGGGCAGGCGGGGGTAATGGAACTTTAATAGTAAGTAAAGATCAAGGTAAAACTTGGAATAAAGATCCCATTGCTTCTGATTTGCCAACAAACTACATTAAAATAGTTTTTCTTGATAAGGATGCTTTAGACAATAAAAAAGGTTTTGTACTTGGTGAGCGTGGTTATATCCTTAAATGGAATAGCTAA
- a CDS encoding NAD(P)H-quinone oxidoreductase subunit 3, with protein MFLLTGYEYFLGFLLIAAAVPILALVTNLIVAPKGRTGERKLTYESGMEPIGGAWIQFNIRYYMFALVFVIFDVETVFLYPWAVAFNRLGLLAFIEALIFIAILVIALAYAWRKGALEWS; from the coding sequence ATGTTTTTATTAACTGGCTATGAATATTTTTTAGGTTTCCTTCTAATTGCCGCAGCAGTACCAATATTAGCTCTAGTTACTAATCTCATCGTTGCCCCAAAAGGAAGAACAGGGGAAAGAAAACTTACATATGAATCCGGAATGGAGCCTATAGGAGGAGCATGGATTCAATTTAATATTCGTTATTACATGTTTGCTTTAGTTTTCGTTATATTTGATGTTGAGACAGTATTCCTTTATCCTTGGGCTGTTGCATTCAATAGACTAGGCTTACTAGCTTTTATTGAGGCTTTGATTTTCATTGCCATACTTGTTATTGCTCTAGCATACGCATGGAGAAAAGGTGCTTTAGAATGGAGTTAA
- a CDS encoding NADH dehydrogenase subunit K yields MKPQLSPKAIREIREGTCNPLGAPQVTTDLSENIILTSLDDLHNWARLSSLWPLLYGTACCFIEFAALIGSRFDFDRFGLVPRSSPRQADLIIVAGTVTMKMAPALVRLYEQMPEPKYVIAMGACTITGGMFSADSTTAVRGVDKLIPVDLYLPGCPPRPEAIFDAVIKLRKKVGNESILERTKTEQTHRYITSDHEMNLVFSENTGEYLNKTSANVIPPSKEEKITELPENTEKTEIINSVED; encoded by the coding sequence TTGAAACCACAATTATCCCCAAAAGCAATAAGAGAAATCCGAGAAGGAACTTGTAATCCTCTTGGTGCGCCCCAAGTTACTACAGATTTAAGCGAAAATATTATATTGACAAGTTTAGACGATCTTCATAATTGGGCTAGGTTAAGCAGTCTATGGCCCCTCCTTTACGGAACAGCTTGTTGTTTTATAGAATTTGCCGCCTTAATCGGATCAAGATTTGATTTTGATAGATTTGGATTAGTACCTAGAAGCTCGCCACGGCAAGCAGATTTGATAATAGTTGCAGGAACAGTAACTATGAAGATGGCTCCAGCCCTAGTTAGACTTTATGAACAAATGCCTGAACCAAAATACGTTATTGCAATGGGTGCTTGCACAATCACAGGAGGGATGTTCAGTGCAGATTCTACAACTGCTGTAAGAGGTGTTGATAAATTGATTCCAGTTGATTTATACCTCCCAGGATGTCCACCGAGACCAGAAGCAATTTTTGATGCTGTAATTAAGTTAAGAAAAAAAGTTGGTAATGAATCAATTTTAGAGCGCACAAAAACAGAACAAACGCACAGATACATAACATCTGATCACGAAATGAATCTAGTTTTCTCAGAAAATACAGGTGAATATCTAAACAAAACTTCAGCTAACGTAATACCCCCCTCCAAAGAAGAAAAAATAACCGAATTACCGGAAAATACCGAAAAAACTGAAATTATTAATTCTGTAGAAGATTAA
- a CDS encoding photosystem II reaction center protein J: MSKLKGPDGRIPDRLPDGRPAVAWERRWTEGTLPLWLVATAGGIAVIFVLGIFFYGSYQGVGAGG; the protein is encoded by the coding sequence ATGAGTAAATTAAAAGGACCTGATGGAAGAATTCCAGATAGACTTCCTGACGGTAGACCAGCAGTTGCATGGGAAAGAAGATGGACTGAAGGAACTCTTCCTCTATGGCTTGTTGCTACAGCAGGTGGAATTGCAGTTATCTTCGTTTTAGGAATATTCTTCTACGGTTCATACCAAGGCGTTGGAGCTGGAGGCTAA
- a CDS encoding rubredoxin produces the protein MSDNIQPASEENKIVKDFERENLSENSIGVNVEQPIPNLEQNRFECRSCGYIYDPSEGNKKLNIPKNTPFSELDGNTFACPVCRAGKNFYKDIGSRAKPSGFEENLVYGFGFNSLPPGQKNILIFGGLAFAAAMFLSLYSLH, from the coding sequence GTGAGTGACAACATTCAACCCGCCTCTGAGGAAAACAAAATAGTTAAAGACTTTGAGAGAGAAAACCTTTCTGAAAACTCCATAGGAGTAAATGTTGAACAACCTATTCCTAATTTAGAACAAAATAGATTTGAATGTAGAAGTTGTGGATACATTTATGATCCGTCTGAAGGAAATAAAAAATTAAACATACCTAAAAATACGCCTTTTTCAGAGCTGGATGGGAATACTTTTGCCTGCCCTGTTTGTCGAGCTGGTAAAAATTTTTATAAGGATATTGGTTCTAGAGCAAAACCTAGTGGATTTGAAGAGAATTTAGTTTATGGATTTGGATTTAATAGTTTACCTCCTGGACAAAAAAATATATTGATTTTTGGAGGGTTGGCATTTGCTGCTGCAATGTTCCTTTCTTTGTACTCTTTGCATTAA
- a CDS encoding photosystem II reaction center protein L: MQVNENPNKVPVELNRTSLYLGLLSVFVLGILFSSYFFN, translated from the coding sequence ATGCAAGTAAACGAAAATCCTAACAAAGTTCCAGTTGAACTTAATCGTACAAGCCTTTATTTAGGCTTGTTATCAGTCTTTGTATTGGGAATTTTATTTTCCAGTTATTTTTTCAATTAA
- the psbE gene encoding cytochrome b559 subunit alpha: MAAGSTGERPFFEIITSIRYWIIHAVTLPAIFIAGFLFVYTGLAYDAFGTPRPDSYFQSSESKAPVVTQRYEAKSQLDLRTK; encoded by the coding sequence ATGGCCGCAGGTTCAACGGGTGAACGCCCATTCTTTGAAATAATCACCAGTATTAGATACTGGATTATTCATGCAGTAACATTACCAGCTATCTTTATAGCAGGCTTCTTATTTGTATATACAGGCTTAGCCTACGATGCTTTCGGAACTCCTCGTCCAGATAGTTATTTCCAATCATCTGAATCTAAAGCACCTGTCGTAACACAAAGATATGAAGCTAAATCTCAACTAGATTTAAGAACAAAATAA
- the psbF gene encoding cytochrome b559 subunit beta — protein MTNSQAPMQAAEVRVYPIFTVRWLAVHALAIPSVFFLGSIAAMQFVAR, from the coding sequence ATGACTAATTCTCAAGCTCCAATGCAGGCTGCCGAAGTCCGCGTTTATCCTATATTTACTGTCCGTTGGCTAGCAGTTCATGCTCTAGCTATTCCATCAGTATTCTTTTTAGGTTCTATTGCTGCAATGCAATTCGTAGCCCGATAA
- the mtnP gene encoding S-methyl-5'-thioadenosine phosphorylase, translated as MNKEHLLPIEKSRLGVLGGSGFYSMDQIEYLRELEINTPYGKPSDSIKVYNLGNLEIAFIPRHGRTHSLNPSEIPYKANIWALRSIGVRWIIAPSAVGSLQEQIRPLDIVVPDQFIDRTKNRPATFFNEGAVAHVTMGDPFCTNLSRILSEIGEKNIPGGRQLHRGGTYLAMEGPAFSTRAESNLYRSWGCSIIGMTNHTEARLAKEAEIAYSSLSMVTDYDCWHQTHQEVSVEMVLDNLRSNTEVANKIIFEVAKLIEKERPKSKSHSSLKEGLITQKENIPSSTKEKLRIFTDSY; from the coding sequence ATGAATAAAGAACATTTATTACCAATTGAAAAATCAAGATTAGGAGTGCTTGGTGGAAGTGGATTTTATTCAATGGATCAAATAGAGTACTTAAGAGAACTAGAAATCAACACTCCCTATGGTAAACCTTCTGATTCAATTAAAGTATATAATCTTGGAAACCTAGAGATAGCATTCATTCCTAGACATGGCAGAACACATAGTTTAAATCCTTCTGAAATCCCTTACAAAGCTAATATTTGGGCTCTAAGATCAATAGGAGTAAGATGGATTATTGCTCCGTCAGCAGTTGGTTCATTACAAGAACAGATAAGGCCACTTGATATAGTCGTTCCAGATCAATTTATAGACCGGACAAAAAATAGACCTGCAACCTTCTTTAACGAGGGAGCTGTTGCTCACGTAACTATGGGAGATCCCTTCTGCACAAATTTATCACGTATATTAAGTGAAATCGGAGAAAAAAATATTCCTGGCGGTAGACAATTGCATAGAGGGGGTACCTATCTAGCAATGGAAGGTCCCGCGTTCTCAACTAGAGCAGAATCTAATTTATATAGGAGTTGGGGATGTTCAATAATTGGAATGACAAACCACACTGAAGCAAGATTAGCTAAAGAAGCTGAAATAGCTTACTCCTCCTTATCTATGGTTACTGATTATGATTGCTGGCATCAAACTCATCAAGAAGTTTCTGTTGAGATGGTTTTGGATAATCTTAGATCAAATACTGAAGTTGCTAATAAAATAATATTTGAAGTAGCTAAATTAATTGAAAAAGAAAGACCAAAAAGTAAGTCTCATTCTTCGTTAAAAGAAGGATTGATAACCCAAAAAGAAAATATCCCAAGCTCCACAAAAGAGAAACTAAGGATATTTACTGATTCTTATTAG
- a CDS encoding NAD(P)H-quinone oxidoreductase subunit J codes for MEKDGLATSADTSIEKEGFISQSLSKDGIPNQSLSDDHIGIENISVEPNNLYEAVSALRSYGFNYLQCQGGYDEGPGKNLVSFYHFITVDDLQKIEKIKEVRLKVFLKRDSDLSIPSLYKIFKGSDWQERETFDMYGINFIDHPNPKRLLMPEDWRGWPLRKDYIQPDFYELQDAY; via the coding sequence ATGGAAAAAGACGGTTTAGCCACATCCGCAGATACTTCAATAGAAAAAGAAGGGTTTATAAGCCAATCTTTGTCTAAAGATGGAATTCCAAATCAATCTTTATCTGATGATCACATAGGAATTGAAAACATTTCTGTGGAACCTAACAATTTATATGAAGCAGTATCTGCCTTGAGAAGTTATGGTTTCAACTATCTCCAATGTCAAGGAGGATATGATGAGGGGCCAGGTAAAAATCTTGTTAGTTTTTACCATTTTATAACTGTTGATGATTTACAAAAAATCGAAAAAATTAAAGAAGTCAGATTAAAAGTTTTCTTAAAACGAGATTCTGATTTATCAATCCCTAGTTTGTATAAAATTTTCAAAGGAAGTGATTGGCAAGAAAGAGAAACTTTTGACATGTATGGAATAAATTTCATTGATCATCCCAACCCCAAAAGACTATTAATGCCTGAAGATTGGAGAGGATGGCCATTACGAAAAGATTATATTCAGCCAGATTTCTATGAACTTCAAGATGCTTATTAA